In the genome of Montipora foliosa isolate CH-2021 chromosome 3, ASM3666993v2, whole genome shotgun sequence, one region contains:
- the LOC137995599 gene encoding nucleolin-like, producing MTFRELFVEDLKERSSTVCSHVLAKRWVVPNDVPVAVPSGGARRLCNSWCECEPTPNILAELGYIFVPLVPERTCMVSVAFLECCVTQTGEKLLEFVREQEEREEKRRQLEEEREEKRRQLEEEKEERRRRQDEERDARRQEREIRKLQQEADLMRQKEAAEVAKREHELELARIAAMNGDGRTAERGDREDRAKAPKLPSFVDDGGSDDVAEKGDKYDAKDDSDDDKDPTDDDADADDDNENDGDDDDDDDNDDDNDDEDDEDTTDVDDDDDDDDEDLTKEDDDNDDESDDDDNDDDNDNDNDDDDDDDDEDPTDDHDDDNDHN from the exons ATGACTTTCAGGGAACTCTTCGTCGAGGATCTTAAGGAACGTTCGTCCACCGTTTGTAGCCACGTTCTTGCTAAAAGGTGGGTTGTACCAAATGATGTTCCTGTGGCGGTTCCTTCTGGAGGAGCTCGAAGACTGTGTAATTCTTGGTGTGAATGCGAGCCG actccaaatatacttgctgagctcggttacatttttgtaccgCTTGTGCCTGAaagaacatgtatggtttctgtAGCGTTCCTTGAATGTTGTGTCACACAGACCG gagaaaagcttctcgagtttgtgagggaacaggaagaaagagaagaaaaacgcagacaattggaAGAGGAAAGAGAGGAGAAACGTAGACagcttgaagaagaaaaagaagaaagacgCAGACGACAGGATGAAGAAAGGGATGCGAGACGTCAGGAAAGAGAAATTAGGAAGTTACAACAGGAAGCTGACCTCATGAGACAGAAGGAAGCTGCTGAGGTTGCCAAGAGAGAACATGAGTTAGAACTTGCTAGAATAGCAGCAATGAATGGTGATGGTCGTACTGCAGAAAGAGGTGACAGAGAGGATCGCGCTAaagcacctaaactcccctcgtttgttgatg ATGGAGGCTCTGACGATGTTGCTGAAAAAGGAGATAAATATGATGCAAAAGACGATAGTGACGATGACAAAGATCCTACGGACGATGACGCTGACGCTGATGATGACAATGAGAATGAtggcgatgacgatgatgatgatgacaacgatgatgataatgatgacgaggACGATGAAGATACTACTgacgttgatgatgatgatgatgatgacgatgaagacCTTACGAAGGAAgacgatgacaatgacgatgaaagtgatgacgatgacaatgatgatgacaacgataatgataatgatgatgacgatgatgatgacgatgaagatCCCACTGACGATcacgatgacgataatgatcACAACTAA